Proteins from one Streptomyces sp. NBC_00390 genomic window:
- a CDS encoding TetR/AcrR family transcriptional regulator — protein sequence MTDPRTPDASRRSERSRRAIYEAALALVGEVGYARTTIEGIAARAGVGKQTIYRWWPSKAAVLLEAFLDLAEQAAEAAGPGEYEIPDTGDLEADLRLVLRATVDELNDPRYDAPARALTAEGVVNAELGATFVEKLLEPQLQLYVKRLRAAEDAGDVRAGIDPRIALELFAGPLAHRWLLRTLPLTHDYADLVVDYAVNGLAPRD from the coding sequence ATGACCGACCCCAGAACGCCCGACGCCTCCCGCCGCAGCGAGCGCTCGCGCCGCGCGATCTACGAGGCCGCGCTCGCGCTCGTCGGCGAGGTGGGCTACGCCCGCACGACGATCGAGGGCATCGCCGCCCGCGCCGGCGTAGGCAAGCAGACGATCTACCGCTGGTGGCCCTCCAAGGCCGCCGTGCTGCTCGAGGCCTTCCTCGACCTCGCCGAGCAGGCCGCCGAGGCCGCGGGCCCTGGGGAGTACGAGATTCCCGACACCGGCGACCTCGAGGCCGATCTGCGCCTCGTCCTGCGTGCCACCGTCGACGAGCTCAACGACCCCCGCTACGACGCCCCCGCCCGCGCGCTCACCGCGGAGGGCGTGGTCAACGCCGAGCTGGGCGCGACGTTCGTCGAGAAGCTGCTCGAACCGCAGCTCCAGCTGTATGTGAAGCGGCTGCGCGCCGCCGAGGACGCGGGTGACGTCCGAGCCGGTATCGATCCCCGGATCGCCCTGGAGCTGTTCGCCGGACCGCTCGCCCACCGCTGGCTGCTGCGTACCCTCCCGCTCACCCACGACTACGCAGACCTGGTCGTCGACTACGCCGTGAACGGCCTCGCACCGAGGGACTGA
- a CDS encoding small ribosomal subunit Rsm22 family protein, with the protein MNVTAPTAETLRGTLAALLDGLPPRHAAQAVERLIATYRGVTQTHAPVLRDRSDVAAYAAYRMPATFEAVRSALAALRAAVPSWTPATHTDIGGGTGAASWAVADAWEEPAPSTTVLDWAEPALALGRELAEASQVPALRAVQWQRARISSALRIESTDLVTVSYVLNELTPEDRKAVVAEAARAAQAVVIVEPGTPDGYARVIEARDALIAAGLSVAAPCPHSAACPIEPGSDWCHFATRVARSSLHRQVKGGSLPYEDEKFSYVAATRFPVAPAPSRVTRKPQIRKGMVLLDLCAADETLHRETVTKRHGALYRAARDADWGDAWPPEG; encoded by the coding sequence GTGAACGTCACCGCCCCCACCGCCGAGACCCTGCGCGGCACCCTGGCCGCACTGCTGGACGGGCTGCCGCCCAGGCACGCGGCGCAGGCTGTCGAGCGGCTCATCGCCACCTACCGGGGGGTCACCCAGACCCATGCACCGGTGCTCCGCGACCGCTCCGACGTCGCCGCGTACGCGGCGTACCGGATGCCCGCGACGTTCGAGGCGGTACGGTCCGCACTCGCCGCACTGCGGGCGGCGGTCCCCTCGTGGACCCCTGCCACCCACACCGACATCGGCGGCGGCACGGGCGCGGCGAGCTGGGCGGTCGCGGACGCGTGGGAGGAGCCGGCGCCGAGCACGACGGTCCTGGACTGGGCCGAGCCCGCACTGGCGCTGGGCCGCGAACTGGCCGAGGCCTCCCAGGTGCCCGCGCTGCGCGCCGTGCAGTGGCAGCGCGCACGGATCAGCTCGGCGCTCCGGATCGAGAGCACTGATCTGGTGACGGTGTCGTACGTCCTGAACGAGCTGACCCCCGAGGACCGGAAGGCGGTCGTCGCCGAGGCCGCCCGCGCCGCGCAGGCGGTCGTGATCGTCGAACCGGGCACCCCTGACGGCTACGCCCGCGTCATCGAGGCCCGCGACGCGCTGATCGCGGCCGGCCTGAGCGTCGCAGCACCCTGCCCGCACAGTGCGGCCTGCCCCATCGAACCGGGCTCGGACTGGTGCCACTTCGCGACCCGCGTCGCCCGATCCTCCCTGCACCGCCAGGTGAAGGGCGGCTCGCTGCCGTACGAGGACGAGAAGTTCAGCTACGTCGCGGCCACCCGCTTCCCCGTCGCGCCGGCCCCGTCCCGGGTGACCCGCAAACCCCAGATCCGCAAGGGCATGGTGCTGCTGGACCTGTGCGCGGCGGACGAGACCCTGCACCGCGAGACGGTCACCAAACGCCACGGCGCCCTGTACCGCGCGGCCCGCGACGCGGACTGGGGCGATGCCTGGCCGCCGGAAGGGTGA
- a CDS encoding bifunctional DNA primase/polymerase codes for MGDGIGRYRGTEGRLSGGSRLAQWLRRRPRDTDAEDPQDSRREALLLATAAAGLPLAPAAHPVGFRCSCERIGCPTPATHPVSFAWQTQSTTDRAQIERWARHQPQANFITATGMVHDVLDVPLEAGRSALERLLEQGIDVGPVAESGGSGDEGRMLFFTATRGTPEDEDEWWPCALDCNPETMDEHPGLRWHCRGSYVLVPPARLPGDGDLAVTWVRGPEHPLPDPLTLLESLTDACARYAGELEEWERHEAARPLGGR; via the coding sequence ATGGGCGACGGTATCGGCCGCTACCGCGGCACGGAGGGCAGGCTTTCCGGGGGAAGCAGGCTGGCGCAGTGGCTGCGCCGCCGCCCCAGGGACACCGACGCCGAGGACCCGCAGGACTCGCGGCGTGAGGCTCTGCTCCTGGCCACCGCCGCCGCCGGACTGCCGCTCGCGCCTGCCGCACACCCCGTCGGGTTCCGCTGTTCCTGTGAGCGCATCGGCTGTCCCACACCCGCGACCCACCCGGTCTCCTTCGCCTGGCAGACGCAGTCGACCACCGACCGGGCACAGATCGAGCGCTGGGCGCGGCATCAGCCGCAGGCCAACTTCATCACCGCGACCGGCATGGTCCACGACGTCCTCGACGTACCGCTGGAGGCCGGTCGCAGTGCTCTTGAGCGGCTGCTCGAGCAGGGCATCGACGTCGGTCCGGTGGCCGAGTCGGGCGGCAGCGGCGACGAGGGCCGGATGCTGTTCTTCACCGCGACCCGCGGCACGCCCGAGGACGAGGACGAATGGTGGCCGTGCGCCCTGGACTGCAATCCGGAGACGATGGACGAGCATCCGGGGCTGCGCTGGCACTGCCGAGGCAGCTATGTGCTCGTACCGCCGGCCCGGCTGCCGGGCGACGGTGATCTCGCAGTGACCTGGGTACGCGGACCGGAGCATCCGCTGCCGGACCCGCTCACCCTCCTGGAGTCGCTGACCGACGCATGCGCGCGGTACGCGGGCGAGCTGGAGGAGTGGGAGCGCCACGAGGCGGCCCGGCCCCTCGGCGGCCGCTGA